The following nucleotide sequence is from Nitrospinota bacterium.
AGATAGGGAGCGTCAAAATTATGAACGAACCTGATAATATCCTGGATAATTTTACTGATCCTGATTTTGTACCGACTCCGATTATGCAGCAAGCTGAGCGGGTTGATCACGATGCCGCGGTCAACGCGGAAGAGATGGATGAGGAGATAAGCGTCTTGTCCTACAATTCGATATTTATGGCTCCCCAACCGGACGAGCGGGAGAAACTGTTGGCCGCAAACCTGGCCGAGTTGCGTGCCGCCGAGGCGTTCCTTGAAGAAGCCGGCGAGGCGGCGGCGGAAGAAGCCTCCGGGCCGGAGCCGATGACCATCGAGGAGAAACTCCAAGAGCGCAAAGAGCAGGCCATCGGCCACGTCACAGGCCGGGCCGCAACGCAGGGGAACGGCAAGGGGTTTGCCCACATTATCGGCAATTCAAAACGCATCCGTGAAATTTTCGGCACCGTCGAGAAGCTGGCCGATACCGACAGCACCGTGCTGGTGCTGGGGGAAAGCGGCACCGGCAAGGAACTCTTCGCCCGGTCGGTGCATATGCATTCGCCGCGGCGCAACAAAAACTTCGTGGTGGTGAATTGCGGCGCGATCCCCGAAGACCTGCTGGAGAGCGAGCTGTTCGGCCACGAGAAGGGGAGCTTCACCGGCGCCATCCGCACCCGCGTGGGCAAATTCGAGATGGCGCACGAGGGAACGATATTCCTCGATGAAATCGGCGACATGAGTCCGGCCTTGCAGGTGAAGCTGCTGCGCATCCTGCAGCAGCAGGAGTTCGTGCGGGTCGGCAGCAATCAGGTGATACGCACCAACGTGCGGGTGGTCGCCGCCACCAACATCGACCTTGAAAAGGCGATCAAGGAAAAACGGTTCCGCGAGGATCTCTATTACCGCCTGAATGTCATTCCGATCAAACTGCCGCCGCTGCGCGCCCGCAAGGACGACATTGCGCTGTTGGTGGACCACTTCATCAAGCGGTTCAACAGGAGCAGGAACCGCGGCATCGCCGGCGTTACCCCGGCGGCGATGAAGCTGCTGCTGGAATACGAGTGGCCCGGCAACGTGCGCGAGCTGGAGAACATCTGCGAGCGGATGGTGGTGATCAAGGGGGAGGGGATGATCGACGTGGAGGACCTCCCGTACCAGTTCATCAGCGACGCCAACCAGGACGAGCAGCTTTACACCGACATGCTGCTGGTCGGCGCGCAGGAGGCCGATCTGGAGCCGCAGGCCGCCGCGCCCGCCGCCGCGACGATGGATATTCCCGAAACCGGCATCAGCCTCAAAGAGGTGGTGGAAGAATACGAGATGGGGCTTATCATGCAGGCGCTGGAAAAGACCAACTGGGTGAAGAACAAGGCGGCCGCCATGCTGGGGCTTAACCGCACCACGCTCGTCGAGAAGCTCAAAAAGCGCGGCATCACCCGCTGATCGCCATTCCCGTCCCTCTCTCCTTTCCAATCAGCCGAAAATTGTTCTTTCAATTCTTTCAGATGCTCCACGACGCTCCAAAACCTCCAAATCTTCCAAACGCCCCGCGTCAAAAGATTCAGGCGCGCCAAATGCGCCATTTCTCCCTTTCTCGGCAGGTACACAATTTATTGTGTACATCATGCATAACCTCTTCTCGGCCCGATGGGCCGATGGAGAAGCTTTGAAAATATGGCTGGATTCCCGCCTTCGCGGGAATGACAGGATCAGGGGCCAGCGCGTGGCTTGATTTACAGGCAGAGCTTGAGGACGGCGGTGATGCCGGAGGGGCCGAGGGAGCCGCCACCGGGGGAGCTTTCCAATACGTGTGCAACGATGCGGGGGATGTCCTCTTCCTTCAATCCA
It contains:
- a CDS encoding sigma-54-dependent Fis family transcriptional regulator → MTIEEKLQERKEQAIGHVTGRAATQGNGKGFAHIIGNSKRIREIFGTVEKLADTDSTVLVLGESGTGKELFARSVHMHSPRRNKNFVVVNCGAIPEDLLESELFGHEKGSFTGAIRTRVGKFEMAHEGTIFLDEIGDMSPALQVKLLRILQQQEFVRVGSNQVIRTNVRVVAATNIDLEKAIKEKRFREDLYYRLNVIPIKLPPLRARKDDIALLVDHFIKRFNRSRNRGIAGVTPAAMKLLLEYEWPGNVRELENICERMVVIKGEGMIDVEDLPYQFISDANQDEQLYTDMLLVGAQEADLEPQAAAPAAATMDIPETGISLKEVVEEYEMGLIMQALEKTNWVKNKAAAMLGLNRTTLVEKLKKRGITR